The sequence CGTTCCTGTGGTGAACGGCCAAGCGCATCTGGACGCACCCAACGTCAACATGGTCACCTGCGGCGGCCAGGCCACCATTCCGATGGTGGCGGCCGTCTCGCGCGTGGCCAAGGTTCACTACGGCGAGATCGTCGCCAGCATCTCCAGCAAAAGCGCCGGCCCCGGCACACGGGCCAACATCGATGAGTTCACCGAGACCACGTCGAAGGCCATCGAAGTGGTAGGCGGCGCGGCCAAGGGCAAGGCCATCATCGTGATGAACCCGGCCGAGCCGCCGCTGATCATGCGCGACACGGTCTACACGCTCAGCGAATTCGCCGACGAGGACCAGATCGCCGAGTCGGTCGAGCGCATGGCTGCCGACGTGCAGGCCTACGTGCCAGGGTACCGCCTCAAGCAGAAAGTGCAGTTCGACCGCATCGAGGCCGACCACCCGATCCGCATCCCCGGCGTTGGCGTGCGCATGCACGGCCTGAAGACCTCCATCTTCCTGGAGGTGGAAGGCGCCGCGCACTACCTGCCGGCGTACGCGGGCA is a genomic window of Variovorax sp. V213 containing:
- a CDS encoding acetaldehyde dehydrogenase (acetylating), producing the protein MIKILRHGRHIEMGAMVGIDAASDGLARAARLGVAITHEGVEGLSHLPVFADIDIVFDATSAGAHVRNDAFLRELKPEIRLVDLTPAAIGPYCVPVVNGQAHLDAPNVNMVTCGGQATIPMVAAVSRVAKVHYGEIVASISSKSAGPGTRANIDEFTETTSKAIEVVGGAAKGKAIIVMNPAEPPLIMRDTVYTLSEFADEDQIAESVERMAADVQAYVPGYRLKQKVQFDRIEADHPIRIPGVGVRMHGLKTSIFLEVEGAAHYLPAYAGNLDIMTSAALRTAESMAERMLAAVAA